The stretch of DNA TCCTCCGCGCAGTATTATTTTTTCGCGTCTGCGCGTCCGTACCCGGCTCTTCGTCCGTGACAAAAATAATGATCTATTATTAATCCAAATCGAGATGCTGCGCCGGAATCTTCGTTAGTCGGATAATTTTCACCCGCACGGGTGCGCCGCCTTACGAATCTCGCAGGAACGCGTCGACCACACGCACCACGCGCAAGGTCTCCAGCTTCAGGATACCGTGCGATACGCCCGGCATGTCATGCCGTTGACCGTGCGGAAAAAGGTGCGAGGTCGCATGCGTCACATCCCAGAGGTCGTCCTGCGGATTCATTACCAGCACCGGCTGCCGGACCTCGGCCATCGCCCTCAAAAAGTCATACTTGTAGACCGATTCATATCCCCAGGTCATGCGATGGCCAAGGCTGAGGCACTGGGCCATGGCCACATGGAGATCTTCCGCGCTCATCCTTTCGTCGATCAGGGTGCGCATGATGGCCCAGAGCTTCTCGACATGATGGAGCGTGGCGTCGGGCACGGGGAACACCTCGCCAAGCCGCGCCAGCTTCTGCGCACGTAGGTCGGCCGGATAAGCTGCAAGCCCGAAGACTACCGCCTTGCGCACCCGATCCGGGAAACGCCGCGCCAGTTCGGTCGTCGTGACCGAGCCGGTGTGATAGCCCATGACATCGAACGCGCCGCCTGCGATCTCGCCGATCCCGGCCAGGTACGTCATCAACGCTGCCATTTCTTCCGCGAAATCCTCAATCGCGACAGGCGCCGGCGGCGCGTCACTCATGCCATAGCCAGGCGTATCCGCTGCGATGACCACCCGGTCCTGCGCCAGTTCGGGCAGGACCGGCATCCATTCCCGTCCACTGCTGGGGTCTGGTGCAGGCACAGCAGCGGGGGCTGCGTAACCGGCCCGTCGGGCGTGGAGATATAGTAATGCACCTGCCCGAAGCGGCCCGGAGCATACGCCTTGCGTATCGCGGTCATGGTGTGATCCTGTCTGGAAGCGGGCGCCTCTGCGGGCGCCTCGTGAAGTGTCAGGCGCGCCTGCCGATCGCGACCGAGGCCAATGTCATCAGCACCGCACAGCCTGCGAAGGCGACCGTGCCGATCACTGCCAGCGACAGGCCGACGGCGCCGTCCGAATGGAAGACATGTTCGGTCAGGAAAGCCACCAGCACCGGCCCCAGCGATGCTCCAACCAGCGTCATGAAGAACGCATAGAAGGAAATCGCCAGCCCGCGCACCTGCGGCGGCGAGACATCGGCGATCACCGACAGCATCGAAGAGCCGAACAGGCACGATGCAAAAGCGATCGACGTCAGCAACACAAGCGCCAGTTCACCGCGTCCGGCGAATACCGCCAGCACTGACGGCAACGCAACAATCGCCAGGATGCCTGCGAAACGCAACAACCCCTTCGATCCCCAGCGACGCACCACGCGGTCAAGCACGAAGCCTGCGCTCAGCGACCCCAGGGCCGCCCAGACGATATTGCCCGTGCCCAACGCCTTGCTCGTCTGCTCGATCGAATATCCGAACACCCGCGTCATGACCATCGGGCTCCAGTAGACCGCAATGGATACGCCCATGCCATAGAAGGCAAGCCCACCGTAAAGCGGCAGGAAGAGGCGCCATTCGCGCAGCATCTCCCCAACGCCCTGCGCGATGTTCGCACGGCGGCTTTCGCGTGGTGCCTCGCTGGAAACCGCGCCCGCCTTCTTGCGCGGCTCACGCATGGGCAGGAAA from Novosphingobium sp. 9 encodes:
- a CDS encoding alpha/beta fold hydrolase, with product MPVLPELAQDRVVIAADTPGYGMSDAPPAPVAIEDFAEEMAALMTYLAGIGEIAGGAFDVMGYHTGSVTTTELARRFPDRVRKAVVFGLAAYPADLRAQKLARLGEVFPVPDATLHHVEKLWAIMRTLIDERMSAEDLHVAMAQCLSLGHRMTWGYESVYKYDFLRAMAEVRQPVLVMNPQDDLWDVTHATSHLFPHGQRHDMPGVSHGILKLETLRVVRVVDAFLRDS
- a CDS encoding MFS transporter, with protein sequence MAPWRVAFILAGLVGLVLAAIFLPMREPRKKAGAVSSEAPRESRRANIAQGVGEMLREWRLFLPLYGGLAFYGMGVSIAVYWSPMVMTRVFGYSIEQTSKALGTGNIVWAALGSLSAGFVLDRVVRRWGSKGLLRFAGILAIVALPSVLAVFAGRGELALVLLTSIAFASCLFGSSMLSVIADVSPPQVRGLAISFYAFFMTLVGASLGPVLVAFLTEHVFHSDGAVGLSLAVIGTVAFAGCAVLMTLASVAIGRRA